The following are encoded together in the Euzebya sp. genome:
- a CDS encoding ABC transporter permease: MSGTATRPALASRLRTSPTAIIWLAFVAVVLVSTALVAADGRNLLGQANVVNLLSRTSVLGFIAIGQTLVILCRSLDLSVGYTAALASIVGATTMAGDPGRIVPGIAAALAVSAAIGLFNGLVIAKLDVNPFITTLGTGLIIKGYLDTRYAGPVGDVPAAFQDFGYTRISYVPLATFVMLGVAAAAVLLLRRTRVGHAMYAIGGNDEAARLSGIRTDRTMVAAHVLCSATVGIAGLLLAARFSTGVGAQIYSAGYDLDSIAAVVLGGTLLMGGRGGVAGTVAGVLILATLDTVFNLLEVDPFFRDVLRGVIIITAVALYARRELDLSAARHRFTRAGRPVRGAHATATSSSEGAA, translated from the coding sequence GTGAGCGGCACCGCGACCCGGCCGGCGCTCGCCTCCCGCCTGCGCACGTCGCCGACCGCGATCATCTGGCTCGCGTTCGTCGCGGTCGTGCTCGTCAGCACCGCCCTCGTCGCCGCCGACGGTCGGAACCTCCTCGGCCAGGCCAACGTGGTCAACCTGCTCAGCCGCACTAGCGTGCTCGGGTTCATCGCCATCGGCCAGACGCTGGTGATCCTGTGCCGCTCCCTCGACCTGTCGGTCGGCTACACCGCGGCGCTGGCGAGCATCGTCGGCGCGACGACGATGGCCGGCGACCCGGGGCGCATCGTCCCGGGCATCGCGGCCGCCCTGGCCGTGTCCGCCGCCATCGGGCTGTTCAACGGCCTGGTCATCGCGAAGCTGGACGTCAACCCGTTCATCACGACGCTCGGCACGGGCCTCATCATCAAGGGCTACCTCGACACCCGGTACGCCGGGCCGGTCGGCGACGTCCCCGCGGCCTTCCAGGACTTCGGGTACACGCGCATCTCCTACGTGCCCCTGGCCACGTTCGTGATGCTCGGCGTCGCGGCCGCCGCGGTCCTGCTGCTCCGCCGCACGCGGGTCGGCCACGCCATGTACGCGATCGGCGGCAACGACGAGGCCGCCCGCCTGTCGGGCATCCGCACCGACCGGACGATGGTCGCCGCCCACGTGCTGTGCTCGGCCACGGTGGGCATCGCCGGGCTCCTGCTCGCCGCCCGGTTCTCCACCGGCGTCGGCGCCCAGATCTACTCCGCCGGCTACGACCTCGACTCGATCGCGGCGGTGGTCCTCGGCGGCACGCTGCTGATGGGCGGCAGGGGAGGCGTGGCGGGCACGGTCGCCGGCGTCCTGATCCTGGCCACGCTCGACACGGTCTTCAACCTGCTCGAGGTCGACCCGTTCTTCCGCGACGTGCTCCGAGGCGTGATCATCATCACCGCCGTGGCGCTGTACGCCAGGCGCGAGCTCGACCTGAGCGCCGCCCGCCACCGCTTCACGCGGGCAGGCCGCCCCGTCCGCGGCGCGCACGCCACCGCGACGTCCTCGTCGGAGGGGGCCGCGTGA